The Acidobacteriota bacterium DNA segment CAGCGTGTGGCCGGTTGGCTGGCCGCTCATATAGCGCCGGGCCATCTGGCGCAGCTCGTTGTAGACCAGCGGCATAAGCTGATCCAATGCTGCCTGATCGCCACGGTTCCAGGCTTCGAGCAATGCCGTGACTTCCAAAGGGGGAGAAGCCATGAGCCGTCCTTTTCAGTTTTAGGGAGTGACTGGAACTACCGATTCACCGCATTTGACCCATCGTTCGCTCAAATTTGAGTGAACGATGCGTCTGAACCAGAGAAACGTCAATGGTTTGATGTATTGAGGAAGACAACGAATTCTTCGAGCGATGTTGCCAGAACTGCTTTTTGGTGCAGAAACACCAATTGATCTTCGTCCTGGATTGCCTGGATGGTGGTGACCAGAGTTGGAGCCAGTTCACCAAATTTCAATTTCAGGGTGAGTAAAAGCATTTCAATTTTGGATTTGATCCGGCCACGGGCTTCACCACGGGCTTCACCACGGGCTTCACCACGGGCTTCACCACGGGCTTCACCACGGGCTTCACCACGGGCTTCACCACGGGCTTCAGCAAAACGTTCAATACTTGTCACATACGGCATATGGTGTTGCTCCTCGTACTCTTCTAAATCTCGTTGAAACTGGTTTTCCAGATCGGTCGGCAATTGCATAAACCAGTCAATCAATCGAAACAGTTTTCGAACTTCATCCGCCGAATATCCCCGTTCATAGAGCGAACGAACGATACGAAATTTCCATTCGCGGCGTGATTGAGGTTCTTGTTTGGTTTCAAGGGTTTTCAAATGCGCCAGCACAATTGGCGCAAAGCGATTCTGACTTTGTTCAAGCCCGTCGGGGTTCAGTCTGATGAGTTTGACGGTTGGAAACTGGACGACCATTCTATATCCCCAGAATGACCATCCAAATTCCTTTGGAACCCATTCTGGATTTGAGTCTCCCAGCACGACCAGGCTCACGACGTGTTTTCCGAATTCATCAAACAATCGGGCGTCAAACCGAAAAATCCGTTCGGGGAAATCTGCTTCCCACTGGCTTTGAACCTCAACATGAACCAGTACCCAGCGTTTCACGCCATCAAGTGTCTGAACTTCCTTGAGTTTATCCGCCACCTGGCGACCCATTTGGGCGGTTGCCGTCACTTTCTGAAATTCCTTATCACGTGATTGAGGCGGGATGCT contains these protein-coding regions:
- a CDS encoding transposase — encoded protein: METESFRDDYDSPWKEALDEYFKDFLELLFPMVHDGIDWSIPPQSRDKEFQKVTATAQMGRQVADKLKEVQTLDGVKRWVLVHVEVQSQWEADFPERIFRFDARLFDEFGKHVVSLVVLGDSNPEWVPKEFGWSFWGYRMVVQFPTVKLIRLNPDGLEQSQNRFAPIVLAHLKTLETKQEPQSRREWKFRIVRSLYERGYSADEVRKLFRLIDWFMQLPTDLENQFQRDLEEYEEQHHMPYVTSIERFAEARGEARGEARGEARGEARGEARGEARGEARGRIKSKIEMLLLTLKLKFGELAPTLVTTIQAIQDEDQLVFLHQKAVLATSLEEFVVFLNTSNH